One window of the Rhipicephalus sanguineus isolate Rsan-2018 chromosome 4, BIME_Rsan_1.4, whole genome shotgun sequence genome contains the following:
- the LOC119391571 gene encoding myb/SANT-like DNA-binding domain-containing protein 3, whose amino-acid sequence MERRTKVNFTDEERGVLTDLISKYRAVLENKKTDAVSLHKKQKTWEQLAIDFNSRQNVNPRTAKQLKKCWDNLKEKWRCAKADDTREVFKTGGGTPAESSMNQELQRVGAVASHMATWLTNPFDSDRAGHVTPVTPYTPAVAALLTASQPGQSMEGDGKYY is encoded by the exons ATGGAACGGCGCACCAAGGTGAACTTCACCGACGAAGAACGCGGTGTCCTCACGGACCTTATCAGCAAATACCGTGCGGTACTGGAGAACAAAAAGACGGACGCTGTGTCGCTTCACAAAAAGCAGAAAACATGGGAGCAGCTCGCGATTGATTTCAACAGTCGACAAAATGTGAATCCCCGTACGGCGAAGCAGCTAAAGAAGTGCTGGGATAATTTAAAAGAAAAGTGGCGCTGTGCCAAGGCCGACGACACGCGCGAAGTGTTCAAGACAG GAGGTGGCACGCCTGCTGAAAGCTCCATGAATCAGGAACTGCAGAGGGTTGGAGCGGTCGCATCACACATGGCCACGTGGCTCACGAATCCCTTTGACAGTGACCGTGCTGGCCATGTGACACCTGTCACCCCGTACACGCCAGCTGTGGCAGCCCTACTGACAGCGTCTCAGCCAGGGCAGAGCATGGAAGGCGACGGCAAGTATTATTAA